Part of the Crossiella cryophila genome, AAACCACCGGCCACCCCACCGTCGCACACCCGGTGGTCGAAGGTGAAGGACAACTGGGTGATCTTTCGGACGGCCAGCTGGCCGTCCACCGCCCATGGCCGGTCGATGATGCGGCCGATGCCGAGCATGGCCGCCTCCGGGTGGTTGATGATCGGGGTGGAGCCGTCGACGCCGAACACCCCGTAGTTGTTGAGGGTGAAGGTGCCGCCGGTGAGATCGGCCGGTTCCAGGGTGCCGGTGCGGGCGCGTTCGGTGAGCGCGGCCATGGCGGCGGCGAGTTCGGCGGTGCTCAGCCGGTCGGCGTTGCGCACCACCGGGACGACCAGGCCGCGGTCGGTCTGGGCGGCGAAGCCGAGGTTGATGTGCGGCCAGCGCAGGATCTCCCTGGCCTGACCGTCCACAGAGGAATTCAGTTCCGGGTAACGCTTGAGTCCGGCAACGCAGATCCGGCCGAACAGGGCCAAAAGGCCGATCTTCTGCTCGGGGCAGGCCGCCTGCACCGCCTTCTTGGCCGCCAGCAACGCGGTGGCGTCGGCGTCCACCCAGGTGGTGGCGTCCGGGATCTCGGTGCGGCTGCGGCTGAGCTTGTCCGCGACCGCCCGGCGCAGCCCGCGCAGCGGGATCCGTTCCGGCCCACCGGCATCGGGCAGGGTGACCGCGGCGGGCGCGTTGCCGGCCGCGGCGATGGCGGCCTCGACGTCCTTGCGCAGCACGATCCCGGCCGGTCCGCTGGGGGTGATCGCGGAGAGGTCGATGTCGTGCTGCTTGGCCAGTCCGCGCACCAGCGGGTTGATCACCCGGGGGGCGAGCGCGGGTTCGGGCGCGGGCACGGCGGCGACCAGGGCGGGGGCGGGCTGACGGCGGCGGCGACGCCGGGATCCGTTGTCCTCCTTGGTGCCGTAGCCGATGAGCACGTTGCCGGAACCCTCAGGTTCCTTGGTTCCGGCGCGTTCCTCGGTGCGGTAGGTCTCGTGCGTGCCCTCGCCGGAGACGGTGATCAGCGGTTTGCCGACCTCCAGCACCGCACCGGCCTCGCCGTGCAGCGTCAACACGGTGCCCGCGAAGGGAATCGGCACCTCGACCGCGGCCTTGGCGGTCTCCACCTCGACCACGACCTGGTCCACGGTCACCGTGTCCCCCACGGCGACCCGCCAGCTCACCACCTCCGCCTCGGTCAGTCCCTCACCGAGGTCGGGCAGCCGGAACACCTGCTGGGTCACGCGACCACCTCGGCCACGTAGCGCAGGTCCGGCTTGTCGTCGCGCTGCAACCGGTCCAGGGTGTCCAGGATCCGGTCCACGCCGGGCAGGTGCGCGTGTTCCAGCATGGGCGGCGGGTAGGGGATGTCGAAGCCGCTGACCCGCAGCACGGGCGCGTGCAGGGAGTGGAAGCAGCGTTCCTGCACCCTGGCGGCGATCTCCGCGCCGACCCCGGCGAAGCCCTGGGCCTCCTGCACGACCACGCAGCGGCCGGTGCGGCGGACCGAGGCGGCCACCGTCTCGTCGTCGAAGGGCACGATGCTGCGCAGGTCCACGACCTCGACGTCCCAGCCCTCCTCCTTGGCCGCCTCGGCGGCCTGCAGCGCGACCGGGGTGGACGGGCCGTAGGCGATGAGCGTGACGTCCTTGCCGCGCCTGCGGATCGCGGCCCGGCCGAAGGGCTCGCCGCGGGTGAGTTCGACGTCGGCCTTGGCCCAGTAGAGCTTCTTGGGTTCCAGGAAGATCACCGGGTCGGGGTCGTCGATGGCCGCGCGCAGCAGCGAGTAGGCGTCCTCGACGGTGGCCGGGGTGACCACCTTGAGGCCGGGGGTGTGCGCGTAGTAGGCCTCGCTGGAGTCGCAGTGGTGTTCCACACCGCCGATGCCGCCGGCGTAGGGCACCCGGATGACCATCGGCAGCGAGAGCGCGCCGCGGGTGCGGTTGCGCAGTTTGGCCACGTGCGAGGCGATCTGCTCGAAGGCGGGGTAGGCGAAGGCGTCGAACTGCATCTCCACCACGGGTTTCATCCCGCCCATGGCCATGCCCACGGCCAGTCCGACGATCCCGGCCTCGGCCAGGGGGGTGTCGAAGCAGCGGTCCTCGCCGAGGTCGCGGGTGATGCCGTCGGTGATCCGGAAGACGCCGCCGAGCGCGCCGACGTCCTCCCCGAAGACCACCACTCGCTCATCTTCTTTGATGGCGTCCCGTAACGCGTGGTTCAGCGCCTGGGCCATGGACAGGTTCGGCATCTCAGCGCTCCTCGGCGTCGAGTTCGGCGGCCAGCATCTCCTGCTGTTCGCGGAGCTGGCTGGTGGGTTCGGCGAAGACGTGCGCGAACAACTCCATCGGCGCCACAACGGGTTCGGCGTTCATCCGGGTGCGCAGGTCGGCGGCCTTGGCCTCGGCCTCGGCGGTCCAGGCCGCGATGTCCTCTTCGGACAGTGCGCCGAGGTCGCGGAGGTGTTTTTCCAGCCGGGCCATGGGGTCCCGGCCGAGCCAGCGCTGCACTTCCTCGTCCTCGCGGTACCGGGTGGCGTCGTCGGCGTTGGTGTGCGCCTCCATCCGGTAGGTGTGCGCCTCGATGAGGAAGGGCCCGTTGCCGGAGCGGGCGTGCTCGACGGCGGCCTGGAGCACGGCGAGCATGGCCACCGGGTCGT contains:
- a CDS encoding alpha-ketoacid dehydrogenase subunit beta — encoded protein: MPNLSMAQALNHALRDAIKEDERVVVFGEDVGALGGVFRITDGITRDLGEDRCFDTPLAEAGIVGLAVGMAMGGMKPVVEMQFDAFAYPAFEQIASHVAKLRNRTRGALSLPMVIRVPYAGGIGGVEHHCDSSEAYYAHTPGLKVVTPATVEDAYSLLRAAIDDPDPVIFLEPKKLYWAKADVELTRGEPFGRAAIRRRGKDVTLIAYGPSTPVALQAAEAAKEEGWDVEVVDLRSIVPFDDETVAASVRRTGRCVVVQEAQGFAGVGAEIAARVQERCFHSLHAPVLRVSGFDIPYPPPMLEHAHLPGVDRILDTLDRLQRDDKPDLRYVAEVVA
- a CDS encoding dihydrolipoamide acetyltransferase family protein, producing the protein MTQQVFRLPDLGEGLTEAEVVSWRVAVGDTVTVDQVVVEVETAKAAVEVPIPFAGTVLTLHGEAGAVLEVGKPLITVSGEGTHETYRTEERAGTKEPEGSGNVLIGYGTKEDNGSRRRRRRQPAPALVAAVPAPEPALAPRVINPLVRGLAKQHDIDLSAITPSGPAGIVLRKDVEAAIAAAGNAPAAVTLPDAGGPERIPLRGLRRAVADKLSRSRTEIPDATTWVDADATALLAAKKAVQAACPEQKIGLLALFGRICVAGLKRYPELNSSVDGQAREILRWPHINLGFAAQTDRGLVVPVVRNADRLSTAELAAAMAALTERARTGTLEPADLTGGTFTLNNYGVFGVDGSTPIINHPEAAMLGIGRIIDRPWAVDGQLAVRKITQLSFTFDHRVCDGGVAGGFLRFVADAVESPLGLLARL